A stretch of Acropora palmata chromosome 9, jaAcrPala1.3, whole genome shotgun sequence DNA encodes these proteins:
- the LOC141892196 gene encoding uncharacterized protein LOC141892196 — translation MDSEGVRLPPKPTHQNPTALFKSTQLDLTPEKESTRPTRKQLNNNENSNNLSTKILGNTTNEAKKIYACLAQPSINSSNRICRKLAVLQEEKFDAATAIAEELEQSETARTNLGEKVALAVNVKKGSHVYCDLVPLDVDDNDLLAEYECIKTKSMFKTAKSELQEPDIMAFFAEDLETQVPHFDYAEFYIEEPLPKTIPASFSHLFDLYQHHQCWQEL, via the exons ATGGATTCCGAGGGTGTAAGATTGCCTCCAAAGCCTACTCACCAGAATCCAACTGCTTTGTTTAAAAGTACTCAATTAGACCTCACTCCTGAAAAGGAATCGACAAGGCCAACACGAAAGCAACTCAATAATAACGAAAACAGCAACAACCTTTCAACAAAAATCTTGGGGAATACGACGAATGAAGCAAAGAAGATCTACGCATG CCTGGCTCAGCCATCAATAAATTCTTCAAATCGCATATGCAGGAAGCTGGCAGTTTTACAAGAGGAAAAATTTGATGCTGCTACAGCAATAGCTGAAGAGCTTGAACAATCTGAAACTGCCAGAACAAACCTTGGAGAGAAAGTTGCTCTAGCTGTCAATGTCAAGAAGGGAAGTCATGTTTACTGTGACTTGGTTCCCCTCGATGTTGATGACAATGATTTGCTTGCTGAGTATGAATGCATTAAAACTAAAAGTATGTTTAAGACTGCTAAGTCTGAATTACAGGAACCAGATATCATGGCTTTCTTTGCTGAGGATTTGGAGACACAAGTGCCTCACTTTGATTATGCAGAGTTCTATATTGAAGAGCCATTGCCCAAGACAATACCAGCTTCATTTTCACATCTATTTGATTTGTATCAGCACCACCAGTGCTGGCAAGAACTCTAA
- the LOC141892842 gene encoding transmembrane protease serine 9-like, which produces MAQCLALFLLFAVTGCASQSSAWSQCNKDLGLQSFWTPNSDVTASSILDSFHDPGQARLHGKGAWMPLVQDSEQFLQIDFKGEADLSAVAVQGHPKYEYWVTKFALSFSLDGKAWDELHEVFNGSKSNNDVQTVYLPELAKLRFLRLKPTKWHAAIALRMEIYGCMKDNSRCGDRPKTPHSRQKRIVGGKSAEPNSWPWQVEIAKTGNKHWCGGAIIHPRWILTAAHCADPFYSSDPSEIRLGEHNRVKLDGYEEVLEGDRYFIHPGFKHARPSYVSPGNFDIALYHLKRPATFHSRVSPVCMPDEDSTFPENVGPVCVVTGWGHTVENGSSFSDILQENQVPIVSRDECNKKDSYDGHINEHFMCAGFEGGGKDACQGDSGGPLVCQDGSGKWVLTGVVTWGVGCARPHKYGVYADVRRLLPFIESTMYGHPECGIRTESSFEIARVVGGREASPNSWPWQVDLLVNGTLHLCGGSLIAPSYIVTSAHCFLSNSEPSQWQVRVGEHNESVFEGFEEMIDIENITIHPGFTLGSYNDPGDYDIAIIQLKRPAVFHKRVHSICLPGMETSFPAGKTCFTTGWGKQNESSTEYSKILREVEVDLVSKEVCNSNISYQGNINERYLCAGFQEGGKDACFGDSGGPLACQLGNGSYVLTGVVSWGKGCARANNYGVYLDVRFMLPFIENTLYGYPSCGLRPVSPPMSRIVGGREGIPNSWPWQVDLLVNGTLHLCGGSLIAPSYIVTSAHCFLSNSEPSQWQVRVGEHNESVFEGFEEMIDIENITIHPGFTLGSYNDPGDYDIAIIQLKRPAVFHKRVHSICLPGMETSFPAGKTCVTTGWGKQNESSTEYSKVLREVEVDLVSKEVCNSNISYQGNINERYLCAGFQEGGKDACFGDSGGPLACQLGNGSYVLTGVVSWGKGCARANNYGVYLDVRFMLPFIENTLYGYPTCGSRFLATPNLPVGNAGEARPNSWPWQVDLLFRSSHACSGALIDKSWIITSVECVNANEKPQDWVVRLGEHRRMVLEGYEETIKVQEFVIDPQRHVALLKIERIAVLHQRVTTVCLPASEDYEFPVNGSSCFVTGWKFNEQQGNISDVLIQSPVQLASRELCNTSYQGVLSQNEGCVYSSVDNPVCSVEKGAPLVCPRADGQFVLAGVVSNENWCSNPGKFGVFVDIKTTLPFIRGSIM; this is translated from the exons ATGGCGCAGTGTTtagctctttttcttctttttgctgTTACGG GGTGTGCATCACAGTCTTCAG CATGGTCACAATGTAACAAAGACCTGGGGCTGCAGAGCTTTTGGACTCCAAACTCGGACGTCACCGCCTCGTCCATTCTTGATTCGTTTCATGACCCGGGACAGGCCCGTCTTCATGGAAAAGGGGCTTGGATGCCACTTGTTCAAGATAGCGAGCAATTTTTGCAGATTGATTTCAAGGGCGAGGCGGATTTGTCTGCTGTCGCCGTACAGGGCCATCCTAAATATGAGTATTGGGTCACAAAATTTGCGCTGTCATTCAGTTTAGATGGCAAAGCGTGGGACGAGTTACACGAG GTCTTTAATGGAAGCAAAAGTAACAACGACGTTCAAACTGTTTATCTACCTGAGCTAGCAAAACTACGATTTTTGCGTTTGAAACCTACCAAGTGGCACGCTGCGATTGCTCTAAGAATGGAAATTTATGGTTGTATGAAAG ATAATTCAAGATGTGGAGACCGTCCCAAAACACCACACTCACGCCAAAAGCGAATTGTAGGGGGCAAAAGTGCTGAGCCCAACTCATGGCCCTGGCAAGTGGAGATTGCAAAAACAGGCAACAAGCATTGGTGTGGTGGTGCAATTATTCATCCCCGTTGGATTTTAACCGCTGCACATTGTGCAGATCCATTTTATAGCTCAGACCCAAGCGAAATACGACTTGGAGAACATAACCGTGTTAAGCTCGACGGATACGAAGAGGTTCTTGAGGGTGACAGATATTTTATCCATCCAGGATTCAAACATGCTCGACCCAGTTATGTCAGCCCAGGAAACTTTGACATAGCACTTTACCATCTGAAACGACCGGCGACTTTTCATAGTAGGGTGAGCCCTGTTTGTATGCCCGACGAGGACTCGACATTTCCCGAAAATGTTGGTCCGGTGTGCGTCGTAACCGGCTGGGGTCACACTGTGGAAAATGGGAGCTCATTTTCTGACATTCTTCAAGAGAACCAAGTACCGATAGTATCACGTGACGAATGCAATAAGAAAGATTCTTATGATGGGCACATAAATGAACATTTCATGTGCGCAGGATTTGAAGGAGGAGGAAAGGATGCTTGTCAGGGTGACAGTGGTGGTCCACTGGTGTGTCAAGATGGCTCTGGGAAATGGGTGCTCACTGGTGTTGTGACGTGGGGTGTTGGATGTGCAAGGCCTCACAAATATGGAGTATACGCTGATGTACGAAGATTACTTCCATTCATTGAGAGCACAATGTATG GTCATCCGGAATGCGGCATTCGCACAGAGTCTTCTTTCGAGATCGCACGCGTCGTTGGTGGACGAGAGGCCAGCCCCAATTCCTGGCCGTGGCAAGTCGACCTTCTTGTAAATGGTACTTTGCATTTATGTGGAGGATCACTGATTGCTCCTTCTTATATTGTGACATCTGCGCACTGTTTTCTCAGCAACAGTGAGCCTAGCCAATGGCAAGTCAGAGTAGGTGAACACAATGAATCAGTTTTCGAAGGCTTTGAGGAAATGATTGATATTGAGAATATAACGATTCATCCTGGGTTTACATTGGGCAGCTACAATGACCCTGGTGATTATGACATTGCGATCATTCAACTCAAGAGACCTGCCGTCTTCCACAAACGAGTGCACTCCATATGTCTCCCCGGTATGGAAACCAGTTTTCCAGCTGGCAAAACCTGTTTTACTACCGGATGGGGAAAGCAAAACGAGAGTTCTACCGAGTACTCTAAGATTCTCCGCGAAGTCGAGGTGGATCTGGTGTCAAAGGAAGTCTGCAACAGCAATATTTCTTACCAGGGGAATATAAATGAACGATATCTATGCGCTGGTTTTCAAGAGGGTGGTAAAGACGCTTGTTTTGGTGACAGCGGCGGGCCTCTGGCATGCCAACTAGGAAACGGAAGTTACGTATTGACAGGCGTGGTGAGTTGGGGTAAAGGATGCGCGAGAGCAAACAATTATGGAGTGTACCTAGATGTGCGGTTTATGTTGCCATTCATTGAGAACACTCTTTACG GTTATCCTTCGTGTGGACTTCGTCCAGTCTCGCCTCCGATGTCACGAATCGTCGGTGGACGCGAAGGTATCCCCAATTCATGGCCGTGGCAAGTCGACCTTCTTGTTAATGGTACTTTACATTTATGTGGAGGATCACTGATTGCTCCTTCTTATATTGTGACATCTGCGCACTGTTTTCTCAGCAACAGTGAGCCTAGCCAATGGCAAGTCAGAGTAGGTGAACACAATGAATCAGTTTTCGAAGGCTTTGAGGAAATGATTGATATTGAGAATATAACGATTCATCCTGGGTTTACATTGGGCAGCTACAATGACCCTGGTGATTATGACATTGCGATCATTCAACTCAAGAGGCCTGCGGTCTTCCACAAACGAGTGCACTCCATATGTCTCCCCGGTATGGAAACCAGTTTTCCAGCTGGCAAAACCTGTGTTACTACCGGATGGGGAAAGCAAAACGAGAGTTCTACCGAGTACTCTAAGGTTCTCCGCGAAGTCGAGGTGGATCTGGTGTCAAAGGAAGTCTGCAACAGCAATATTTCTTACCAGGGGAATATAAATGAACGATATCTATGCGCTGGTTTTCAAGAGGGTGGTAAAGACGCTTGTTTTGGTGACAGCGGCGGGCCTCTGGCATGCCAACTAGGAAACGGAAGTTACGTATTGACAGGTGTGGTGAGTTGGGGTAAAGGATGCGCGAGAGCAAACAATTATGGAGTGTACCTAGATGTGCGGTTTATGTTGCCATTCATTGAGAACACTCTTTACG GTTATCCAACATGCGGAAGTCGATTTTTGGCTACACCCAACCTTCCAGTGGGAAACGCAGGTGAGGCTCGTCCTAACTCATGGCCTTGGCAAGTTGATTTGTTATTTCGAAGTTCGCATGCGTGCAGCGGTGCCCTAATCGACAAGAGCTGGATTATAACATCTGTAGAATGTGTCAACGCGAATGAAAAACCACAAGACTGGGTGGTGCGACTGGGAGAACACAGGAGAATGGTTCTTGAAGGATACGAAGAGACCATTAAAGTCCAAGAATTTGTTATAGACCCTCAACGTCATGTGGCGTTATTGAAGATAGAGCGAATTGCTGTACTGCATCAGCGTGTCACCACCGTATGTTTGCCGGCATCTGAAGACTACGAGTTTCCAGTAAATGGATCCAGCTGTTTTGTTACTGGTTGGAAATTTAATGAACAGCAAGGGAACATCTCCGATGTGCTAATCCAATCGCCAGTCCAGTTAGCTTCTAGAGAGCTCTGTAATACATCATATCAAGGAGTTCTCAGCCAAAACGAGGGTTGCGTTTACTCATCCGTGGACAACCCTGTTTGTTCTGTTGAAAAAGGGGCGCCATTGGTTTGCCCTAGGGCTGATGGACAGTTTGTTCTGGCTGGAGTGGTGTCAAACGAAAACTGGTGCTCAAATCCTGGAAAGTTTGGTGTCTTTGTAGATATCAAGACTACGCTTCCGTTTATTCGAGGTAGTATCATGTAA